The following is a genomic window from Armatimonadota bacterium.
GCGTGCGAAACCCTGGTCACCACCGGCCTCGTCATGGTCGCGGGAGAGATAACCACGGACTGCTACGTCGAGATTCCGCAGATCGTCCGTCAAACCGTCGAAAACATCGGCTACACGCGAGCGAAGTACGGATTCGATTTCGAGACCGCGGGCGTGGTCTCATCTATCCAGCCGCAGTCGCCCGACATCGCCAAGGGCGTCAACATCGGAGGCGCCGGCGACCAGGGCATGATGTTCGGCTACGCGTGCAACGAGACTCCCGAACTGATGCCGATGCCGATCATGGTTGCGCACAAGCTCGCGCGCCGCCTCGCCGCCATCCGCAAGGAGCAGGTCGTGGATTACCTGCGCCCGGACGGCAAGACCCAGGTCACCGTCGAGTACGTGGACGGCAAGCCCCATCGTCTGGACAAGATCGTCGTGTCGGCGCATCACCGCGCGGACGTGACGTTGGACACCATCAGGCGCGACGTCGTCGAGCACGTCATCCGCCCCGTCGTGCCCGCGGACTACCTCGACGATAATACGAGCATCCTCGTCAACCCGACGGGCCGGTTCGAGAAAGGCGGCCCGCAGGCTGACACCGGCCTCACCGGGCGCAAGATCATCGTTGACACCTACGGCGGCATGGCGCGCCACGGCGGCGGCTGCTTCTCCGGCAAGGACGCGACGAAGGTGGACCGCTCGGCGGCATACATGATGCGCTACATCGCCAAGAACCTCGTCGCGGCGGGCCTGGCTGACAAGATTGAGGTGCAGGTGGCCTATTCCATCGGTGAGCCCTCGCCGCTCGCGCTTGCGGTGGATACGTTTGGCACCGGCAACGTGGACGACGAGATCATCATCCGCCTCATCCGGGAGCATTTCGACCTCACGCCCGCGGGCATGATAGAGAAGCTCGACCTGCGCAAGCCTCTGTACACGCAAGTCGCGGCCTACGGGCACTTCGGCCGCACCGACCTCGACGTGGCGTGGGAGCGCACCGACATGGCCGAGGCACTCCGCGCTGCGGCCGCGTAAGCACGGTCGGCGGCGCGCTCCCGCGCCGCGCGGTTCAGCGCCCTGCGCATGGCGCGCCCGACGGCTGCGCCCGAGGTCTGCCCGTTTCCGGCGGAGGCGCGCGAGTCCGGCGGGCGCACAAGCGTCACGGACGATCCCGCGCATCGAACAGAAGAACGCGACACCCGGGCAGCGCCGAACTGCGCCGGATATGACCGATGCACGCTACCATGTACTGCGCCGACGTGCTTCCCAATCCGGGAAGGCCCTTC
Proteins encoded in this region:
- a CDS encoding methionine adenosyltransferase; amino-acid sequence: MSSRYVFTSESVTEGHPDKMADQISDAVLDAILAQDSLGRVACETLVTTGLVMVAGEITTDCYVEIPQIVRQTVENIGYTRAKYGFDFETAGVVSSIQPQSPDIAKGVNIGGAGDQGMMFGYACNETPELMPMPIMVAHKLARRLAAIRKEQVVDYLRPDGKTQVTVEYVDGKPHRLDKIVVSAHHRADVTLDTIRRDVVEHVIRPVVPADYLDDNTSILVNPTGRFEKGGPQADTGLTGRKIIVDTYGGMARHGGGCFSGKDATKVDRSAAYMMRYIAKNLVAAGLADKIEVQVAYSIGEPSPLALAVDTFGTGNVDDEIIIRLIREHFDLTPAGMIEKLDLRKPLYTQVAAYGHFGRTDLDVAWERTDMAEALRAAAA